One genomic region from Spirosoma sp. KCTC 42546 encodes:
- a CDS encoding sigma 54-interacting transcriptional regulator: MQSPVNPPLSSPSACKILIVEDEYIIANDLELILQEAGYPVIGVADSVSEAVAIMDQQKPDIVLLDIYLKGRETGIDLAKQLDDLGIPFIYISANDNKSVLEAVKATQPIGYIVKPFREKDILTTLEISRYRHAHSVEMKLREEKALQIALMDALSAPESWEQKLLKAAMVLQQHVPFDFMSIQYQKNGTIQHFNYYRVGFEEYQTIRLADFQQMTNTPIDQLLQLQVDQLPPGPVRYTDDSFSVLCKQSPFRQLLAKTFRFESALTIPLRVGPVDTFSISFLSRKSDAYLSRHVSLLERLEQPVVLMLERVLAFEEVARLSEQLKRENNYLQEEVKTLANFEEIIGRSQRLLRVFDQVTQVANTDTTVLILGESGTGKELIARALHNLSARKDKILVKINCATLPATLIESELFGHEKGSFTGAFEKRIGKFELAQGGTIFLDEIGEMPLELQAKLLRVLQEKEIERVGGRTPIKTDVRVLAATNRYLEKEVAEGRFRMDLYYRLATFPITLPTLRERPADIPLLAQFFAQRSARKLGKPFRGISETVLNELINYSWPGNIRELENVIEQAVIINDGHTPLTLGRPLVNSLFSRTMAGPTLHPDTSLIGYGQSGMSTPKDLQDVKQIQQETEREYILAILKQTNGRIRGSGGAAELMNLKPTTLEYRMEKLGIRKVLSAQPPTSSSGIN; this comes from the coding sequence ATGCAATCACCAGTCAACCCTCCTCTTTCCTCACCGTCTGCCTGTAAAATATTAATCGTTGAAGATGAATACATTATTGCGAATGACCTGGAGCTCATTTTACAGGAAGCAGGCTATCCAGTCATTGGCGTTGCCGACTCTGTTTCCGAAGCCGTGGCAATTATGGATCAACAAAAGCCCGATATCGTTTTACTGGATATTTACCTGAAGGGAAGAGAAACCGGCATTGATCTGGCAAAGCAACTGGACGATCTTGGCATTCCCTTTATTTACATATCAGCCAATGACAATAAGAGTGTGCTGGAAGCGGTAAAGGCCACACAGCCAATTGGCTATATTGTCAAACCGTTTCGGGAAAAAGATATACTGACGACGCTGGAAATCAGTCGATACCGCCATGCGCATAGTGTTGAAATGAAACTCCGGGAAGAAAAGGCGCTTCAGATTGCCCTGATGGATGCCCTGTCGGCTCCCGAAAGTTGGGAACAGAAGCTGCTGAAGGCTGCGATGGTTCTTCAGCAGCATGTGCCGTTCGATTTCATGTCGATTCAATACCAGAAAAACGGCACAATCCAGCATTTTAATTACTACCGGGTGGGCTTTGAGGAGTATCAAACGATACGTCTGGCCGATTTCCAGCAGATGACGAACACCCCCATCGATCAACTTCTCCAGTTACAAGTTGACCAGCTACCTCCCGGCCCTGTTCGCTATACTGACGATTCGTTTAGCGTTCTCTGCAAACAGAGTCCGTTTAGGCAGTTACTGGCTAAAACATTCCGGTTTGAGTCGGCATTAACGATACCGCTACGGGTAGGGCCAGTTGATACATTCAGTATTTCGTTCCTGAGTCGTAAATCCGATGCTTACCTGTCCCGGCACGTTAGTTTACTGGAGCGGCTGGAGCAACCGGTTGTGTTAATGCTGGAGCGGGTGCTCGCCTTTGAGGAAGTGGCCCGCCTGAGCGAACAATTAAAACGGGAGAATAACTACCTCCAGGAAGAGGTCAAAACATTAGCCAATTTTGAAGAGATCATTGGCCGGAGTCAACGCCTGTTACGGGTTTTTGATCAGGTAACCCAGGTTGCTAATACCGACACAACCGTACTTATTCTGGGTGAAAGCGGCACTGGAAAAGAACTCATTGCCCGGGCACTCCATAACCTGTCGGCCCGGAAAGATAAAATTCTGGTCAAAATCAACTGTGCAACCCTACCGGCAACGCTGATTGAGTCTGAACTTTTTGGCCATGAGAAGGGGTCGTTCACGGGGGCCTTCGAGAAGCGGATCGGTAAGTTTGAACTGGCGCAGGGAGGCACTATTTTTCTGGATGAAATTGGGGAAATGCCCCTCGAATTACAAGCCAAACTACTGCGCGTACTGCAGGAAAAAGAGATCGAACGAGTAGGCGGCCGTACCCCCATCAAAACGGATGTACGCGTGCTGGCTGCCACCAACCGGTATCTGGAAAAAGAAGTAGCCGAAGGCCGTTTTCGGATGGACCTGTATTATCGGTTAGCTACGTTTCCCATTACCTTACCAACGCTACGGGAACGGCCTGCCGATATACCGCTCCTGGCCCAGTTTTTCGCCCAACGTTCGGCCCGTAAATTAGGGAAACCCTTTCGAGGCATTAGTGAGACCGTACTCAATGAGCTGATCAATTACAGTTGGCCGGGAAATATCCGGGAATTGGAAAATGTGATTGAACAGGCGGTTATCATCAACGATGGTCATACACCGTTAACGCTGGGCCGCCCCCTGGTGAACAGCCTGTTTTCCAGGACTATGGCTGGCCCCACGCTTCATCCAGACACCAGTTTGATTGGGTATGGTCAATCGGGGATGTCAACGCCAAAAGATTTGCAGGATGTAAAACAGATTCAACAGGAAACAGAACGGGAATACATTCTGGCGATTCTGAAACAAACGAACGGGCGTATCCGGGGCAGCGGTGGAGCTGCTGAATTAATGAACTTAAAACCAACCACACTGGAGTATCGGATGGAAAAGCTGGGTATCCGAAAAGTACTTTCCGCTCAGCCACCCACTTCCTCATCTGGTATCAATTAA
- a CDS encoding histidine kinase dimerization/phosphoacceptor domain -containing protein, giving the protein MKQYIFLAVWTLSTLSVNAQWSPAQIDSLQRLLSVRKLDTNRVNLLLQLSQCYVLKPGEDAHDLDTALRMSQQATALAQSLHDQTCLGEAAYTSFLIWLEKGDFSKASLYAEQAGEFFRRHKQWDQLGYVYMNQARFYTLEGDELPKKIHFYEKALACFIQANDKVKQADMYKELSDLHQIQENYALALTELQSALRLFRAIGHTDLATVYDLLGFVSAKLGDYKEGLAFGLMAVRAAEANKDSSLTLCTIYNRVGLTYYGMGQFKQAEVYFQKSLAIALKHKNNAYILHLVGNLSDLLVQQHKSEQALRFLREKSRQYPPTTAESQLLVDFRFVTIYTALNRFKLAQTYCNQALGLLAKGGIGSLGHARIYQAVINFFIKSGQFQQARQYLALNESRCQLNGSIMALAKNHLQWFKLDSTQTSYFSAIRHYQRYKGLQDSLLNTTKSRQIAQLEIEFESEKKDQNLKLSQQNIQFLTKQSHLQQNQLQQAHTIRNGTIVGIIMLILLLGLSYNRYHLKQRSNQLLEAKQLEINQKNRSLQKAVDDQEHLLREREWMLREIHHRVKNNLQIITSLLHSQSTYLTDQAALAAIRESQNRVHAMALIHQKLYQSNRLSSIPMAEYINEIVEYLMGTFDLKGNIKKQIAVTPVDLDVTLAVPLGLIINEAITNSLKYAFPMDRSGTIQIELNQVDDHNFWLLIGDDGIGLPTDLNPSRSRTLGMSLIRGLSKQLGGKLQINQMNGVQISLLFAEDKVGQSALVSA; this is encoded by the coding sequence ATGAAGCAGTACATTTTTCTGGCCGTGTGGACGCTGTCAACCTTATCGGTCAATGCGCAATGGTCTCCGGCTCAAATTGATAGTCTACAACGCTTATTGAGCGTTCGTAAACTGGATACCAACCGGGTGAACTTACTCCTTCAATTGAGTCAGTGTTACGTCCTTAAACCAGGTGAAGATGCTCATGATCTGGACACGGCGTTACGGATGAGCCAGCAGGCCACGGCATTAGCTCAATCGTTGCATGATCAGACCTGCCTGGGTGAGGCTGCTTATACCTCATTCCTGATCTGGCTGGAAAAAGGAGATTTTTCGAAAGCCAGCCTATATGCCGAGCAGGCAGGTGAATTTTTTCGGCGCCATAAGCAATGGGATCAGCTTGGGTATGTGTACATGAATCAAGCTCGTTTTTACACGCTCGAAGGCGATGAACTGCCCAAAAAGATTCATTTCTACGAAAAAGCACTCGCTTGTTTTATCCAGGCCAACGATAAAGTTAAACAGGCTGACATGTATAAGGAGTTATCGGATCTCCATCAGATACAGGAAAATTATGCGTTAGCCCTGACTGAACTGCAAAGTGCCCTTAGGTTATTTCGCGCGATTGGTCATACAGATTTAGCTACGGTATATGATCTGCTCGGGTTCGTATCGGCAAAGCTGGGCGATTATAAAGAAGGACTGGCGTTTGGTTTGATGGCTGTTCGGGCGGCCGAAGCGAACAAGGATAGCTCACTGACACTCTGTACTATTTATAACCGGGTGGGCCTCACGTATTATGGGATGGGTCAGTTCAAACAGGCGGAAGTTTATTTTCAGAAATCGCTGGCCATTGCCTTAAAACATAAAAACAATGCCTACATCCTGCATCTGGTGGGCAACCTGTCTGATTTGTTAGTTCAACAACATAAATCGGAGCAGGCCCTTCGCTTTTTACGGGAAAAGTCCAGACAATATCCACCAACGACAGCGGAAAGCCAACTGCTGGTCGACTTTCGTTTTGTTACGATTTATACGGCACTAAATCGGTTTAAACTTGCTCAGACCTACTGCAATCAGGCATTGGGACTACTGGCCAAAGGAGGCATTGGGAGTTTGGGCCACGCCCGCATTTATCAGGCGGTTATCAACTTTTTTATTAAGAGCGGGCAGTTTCAGCAGGCCCGGCAGTATCTGGCCCTCAATGAATCGCGCTGCCAGTTAAACGGGTCGATCATGGCGTTAGCTAAAAATCACCTGCAATGGTTCAAGCTGGATTCGACCCAAACCAGCTATTTTTCCGCCATTCGGCATTATCAACGCTACAAAGGACTCCAGGATTCTTTGCTGAATACCACAAAAAGCCGGCAGATCGCCCAGTTGGAAATTGAGTTCGAAAGCGAGAAGAAAGATCAGAATTTAAAGCTCAGTCAGCAGAATATTCAATTTTTAACGAAGCAAAGCCACTTGCAGCAGAATCAATTACAACAGGCCCACACCATTCGAAACGGTACTATTGTGGGCATTATCATGCTGATTTTACTGTTGGGGCTAAGCTACAATCGCTACCACCTCAAGCAACGGAGTAACCAGCTCCTGGAAGCCAAACAGCTGGAGATCAATCAGAAAAACAGATCCCTCCAAAAGGCAGTCGATGATCAGGAACATTTATTACGGGAGCGCGAATGGATGCTTCGGGAAATTCACCACCGGGTAAAAAACAACCTGCAAATCATTACCAGCCTGCTCCATTCTCAATCTACCTACCTTACAGATCAGGCCGCGCTGGCCGCCATCCGCGAAAGCCAGAACCGGGTTCATGCGATGGCCCTGATTCACCAGAAATTGTACCAATCAAACCGGTTGTCCAGCATTCCAATGGCTGAATACATCAATGAAATTGTTGAGTACCTGATGGGTACGTTTGACCTTAAGGGGAATATAAAAAAGCAGATTGCCGTTACGCCGGTCGATCTAGACGTTACATTGGCCGTTCCACTGGGGCTGATCATCAATGAAGCCATTACAAACTCCCTGAAATATGCGTTTCCGATGGATCGAAGTGGAACTATACAAATTGAGCTTAACCAGGTGGATGATCATAATTTCTGGCTTTTAATCGGCGATGACGGTATCGGTTTACCAACTGACCTGAATCCTTCCCGAAGTCGCACGCTGGGCATGAGTCTGATTCGGGGGTTGAGCAAACAGCTGGGGGGCAAGCTGCAAATCAACCAGATGAATGGTGTGCAGATTAGCCTGCTGTTTGCCGAAGATAAAGTAGGTCAGTCAGCGCTGGTCAGTGCGTAA
- a CDS encoding sensor histidine kinase has translation MVNQLLIKLQKSEFDTARISTLISLGKFHVYKAGEAKIDLDSALLYLHQAEELSNRLHVSKEKHQAESILVIAYMEQGDVRLGEAVFSKLITDCRRTGDKETEADALYRFATAQRYITRNYPKAFAGYRQAASLYKVLRNPEKEIQLYEHIAGLHADLGELDLAENEFLDVLKRYKAINYAKLHYTYSWLASVSRLKGNFEKGLYYALQSLESMNKTQDTLAAASFYGTIAEVYMELGKPDQSTYWFKKTLQQWRQEKLPNYSLYYAASFIVQDLIGHHKTQEALRLIKNLIKEIPPVTIIQKGCIAQIFAYCYNDLQNYSLAEKYYLEAIAWYSQSGNDFEMAQKAPKEVGEFYLKRNDLKKAGFYLRKALAFSPQKNAPSTVKDIHFMLFKVDSTEGNYLSAIRHFRQHKALNDSIFNEVKSRQFAELEVKYATAKKVQQIQQQQNELEKEKTTRNGILAGTVLLLGLLGVSFNQYRLKQRSNQLLEAKQLEINQKNESLQRILDEKEILIDDKDNLLDEKEGLLEEKEWMLKEIHHRVKNNLQIISSLLHSQGVYLKDKAALSAIRESQSRVHVMALIHQKLYQSDRISTIPMAEYIDEIVDYLLVTFACQDSVTKRMALTPIHLDVILAVPLGLILNEVVTNSLKYAFPANQQGSLYIELTEVAKRTYRLTIGDDGVGLPPDLNPNRSRTLGMSLIRGLSKQLGGKLQISQPNGVQVSLIFSEEKVGVPDVANV, from the coding sequence ATGGTCAATCAATTATTGATCAAACTACAGAAAAGTGAGTTCGATACAGCCCGAATTTCTACCCTGATTAGCTTAGGAAAATTTCACGTATATAAAGCGGGGGAGGCTAAAATTGACCTGGACAGCGCGCTACTTTATTTACATCAGGCCGAAGAGTTAAGCAACAGGCTCCACGTTTCAAAAGAAAAACACCAGGCCGAAAGTATATTGGTTATTGCCTATATGGAGCAGGGAGATGTCCGGCTTGGCGAGGCCGTTTTTTCTAAACTCATTACAGATTGCCGCAGAACGGGTGATAAAGAAACGGAAGCCGATGCCCTATACCGATTCGCCACCGCCCAGCGGTATATCACCCGAAATTATCCCAAAGCGTTTGCTGGATATCGTCAGGCCGCATCGCTATATAAAGTGCTCAGAAATCCGGAAAAAGAAATTCAGCTATATGAGCACATTGCTGGTCTCCATGCCGATCTGGGCGAGCTGGATCTGGCTGAAAACGAGTTTCTGGATGTGCTGAAACGGTATAAAGCGATCAACTACGCGAAGCTTCATTACACTTACAGTTGGTTGGCCAGTGTTAGTCGATTAAAGGGAAATTTTGAGAAAGGCCTTTATTACGCGTTGCAATCCCTGGAAAGTATGAACAAAACCCAGGATACATTGGCTGCTGCCAGCTTTTATGGGACTATTGCCGAGGTATACATGGAGCTGGGCAAACCCGATCAAAGTACGTACTGGTTTAAGAAGACACTTCAGCAATGGCGGCAGGAAAAACTACCGAATTATTCGCTGTATTATGCGGCTAGTTTTATTGTGCAAGACTTAATCGGACATCATAAAACCCAGGAGGCCCTTCGATTAATCAAAAACCTTATTAAAGAAATTCCGCCCGTTACGATTATTCAAAAAGGATGCATCGCGCAAATATTCGCATACTGTTATAACGACCTGCAAAATTATTCGTTGGCCGAGAAATATTACCTGGAAGCAATTGCCTGGTATAGCCAGTCGGGTAATGACTTCGAAATGGCCCAAAAAGCACCTAAAGAAGTCGGCGAATTTTATTTAAAACGTAACGATTTAAAAAAAGCAGGCTTTTATTTACGAAAAGCCCTCGCCTTCTCACCCCAGAAAAACGCCCCATCAACTGTAAAGGATATTCACTTTATGTTATTTAAAGTTGATTCTACAGAGGGAAATTATTTGTCGGCCATTCGTCATTTTCGACAACACAAAGCGTTAAATGATTCCATTTTCAATGAAGTGAAAAGTCGGCAGTTTGCGGAGTTGGAGGTTAAGTATGCAACCGCCAAAAAAGTGCAGCAGATTCAACAACAGCAGAATGAACTGGAAAAAGAAAAAACAACCCGCAATGGAATACTGGCGGGAACCGTTCTGCTCCTGGGTTTACTAGGTGTCAGCTTTAATCAGTACCGCTTAAAGCAGCGGAGTAACCAACTTCTGGAAGCCAAGCAGTTGGAGATCAATCAAAAAAACGAATCCCTTCAGCGTATCCTGGACGAGAAAGAAATCCTTATTGATGACAAAGACAACCTGCTCGATGAGAAAGAAGGATTGTTGGAAGAAAAAGAGTGGATGCTTAAAGAGATCCACCACCGGGTCAAAAACAATCTTCAGATAATCAGCAGTTTACTCCATTCACAGGGCGTTTACCTGAAAGACAAAGCGGCCCTGTCCGCTATCCGCGAGAGCCAGAGCCGGGTGCATGTGATGGCCCTGATCCATCAGAAGCTTTACCAATCGGACCGTATATCAACGATTCCAATGGCCGAGTATATTGACGAAATCGTCGATTATCTACTGGTTACGTTTGCCTGCCAGGATTCCGTTACCAAACGAATGGCCCTTACCCCCATTCATCTGGATGTAATTCTGGCGGTGCCACTGGGCCTTATCCTGAACGAAGTCGTTACTAATTCCCTAAAATATGCTTTCCCCGCTAATCAGCAGGGGAGCCTATACATTGAACTTACCGAAGTGGCTAAACGAACCTATCGACTCACCATTGGTGATGATGGGGTTGGCCTCCCCCCCGATCTGAATCCGAACCGAAGTCGAACATTGGGTATGAGCCTGATTCGGGGATTGAGCAAACAACTTGGGGGCAAATTGCAAATCAGCCAGCCAAACGGGGTGCAGGTCAGCCTGATATTTTCTGAAGAAAAAGTTGGCGTGCCCGACGTCGCGAATGTATAA
- a CDS encoding AraC family transcriptional regulator, translated as MKRNMQHELLTVQVVETNQWSYPVHNHNHFELILIRTGSGQHIINGNRFAYQAGDIFFLGHLDSHYFLIDKMTCFCCLSFTELYMTGLTTPGTDGWLQIKERALTTSRQLVGSIVTDRIEQQNLNALVDILLTEQKNHRPLISNQIVEALMKTILSLIDRQLAQQQGLNSSTVSAASLMQRIGVYICQHITMPDHLRMEKMADVFNYSQSHLSALFKQQAGESINQYIIRYKLQLVETRLRLSSMTISQIADEFGFTDICHLNKLFKRYYQTTPTEYRRSLFVPARVRNAYLQSSFR; from the coding sequence ATGAAACGCAACATGCAGCATGAACTCCTGACGGTTCAGGTCGTAGAAACTAACCAATGGTCTTACCCAGTTCATAACCACAATCACTTTGAACTCATCCTGATCCGAACCGGCAGTGGACAGCATATAATTAATGGCAATCGATTCGCTTATCAGGCCGGCGATATATTCTTTCTGGGACATTTAGACAGCCATTATTTTTTAATTGATAAAATGACCTGTTTCTGCTGTCTTTCTTTCACTGAACTTTATATGACTGGATTGACGACGCCCGGGACAGACGGCTGGCTACAAATCAAAGAGCGAGCACTTACGACTAGTCGTCAACTCGTGGGTAGTATCGTAACAGACCGTATCGAACAACAAAATCTGAATGCGCTGGTCGACATCCTGTTAACGGAACAGAAAAACCACCGGCCACTGATCTCGAACCAAATCGTAGAGGCTCTAATGAAAACGATTTTGAGTTTAATTGATCGGCAACTCGCTCAACAGCAGGGCTTAAATTCATCAACTGTTAGCGCGGCCTCACTGATGCAGCGAATTGGCGTGTACATCTGCCAGCATATTACCATGCCGGATCACCTGCGCATGGAAAAGATGGCTGATGTGTTCAATTATTCCCAAAGTCACCTGAGCGCTCTATTCAAACAACAGGCGGGCGAATCCATCAACCAATACATTATTCGGTATAAACTTCAATTGGTAGAAACAAGGCTGCGGTTGAGTAGTATGACCATTTCGCAGATAGCAGACGAGTTTGGGTTTACTGATATATGCCACCTTAACAAGCTCTTCAAACGGTATTATCAAACGACGCCCACGGAGTACCGACGAAGTTTGTTCGTTCCTGCCCGCGTTAGAAATGCTTATTTACAGTCTTCCTTTAGGTAA
- a CDS encoding ferritin-like domain-containing protein encodes MLSDQGSIIEFIRTNINEFQEAHQDAGTSDFVTGILEKHEKIAWMLRTHLK; translated from the coding sequence TTGCTGAGTGACCAAGGAAGTATCATCGAATTTATTCGCACCAATATCAACGAGTTCCAGGAGGCCCATCAGGATGCCGGAACAAGCGATTTTGTGACAGGGATACTGGAAAAGCACGAAAAAATAGCCTGGATGTTGCGGACACATCTTAAATAG
- a CDS encoding type I glyceraldehyde-3-phosphate dehydrogenase — translation MATIALYGFGRIGRQFLRIGLQHNLFVPAAIADIRDEPTLAALFAVDTNYGRWPEPVSGSDGKLTIGGQTIPYINSLKEVPDWGSLGVDLVVDCTGRATTRAGAQVHLDRGAKYVLISAPSKTLADCDAVLLKGINLDTFDPVNHHIISMGSCTTNALAAVVKVIRENFGIQYGLFSTVHSYTNTQSLTDQPMKDRRDSWAAAENIIPSSSGAARALQFIWKDLKITGKAYRVPTRTGSIAELNLITEKECTVQEVNDAFRKAAAEGPLKGVLDVLEDEWASSRIVADPHSSIIDLPLTAKEGNLLSVAAWYDNEWGFSNRLAEVAAFLAERI, via the coding sequence ATGGCTACAATAGCTTTGTATGGATTTGGCCGCATCGGGCGGCAATTCCTGCGTATAGGATTACAGCACAACCTGTTTGTTCCAGCGGCTATTGCCGACATTCGGGACGAGCCAACCCTGGCTGCACTGTTTGCGGTCGACACCAATTATGGTCGATGGCCGGAACCTGTTTCGGGAAGCGATGGCAAGCTAACAATTGGCGGACAGACAATTCCCTACATCAATTCGTTGAAAGAAGTACCTGATTGGGGTTCGCTCGGCGTTGATTTAGTTGTCGACTGCACGGGGCGGGCCACAACCCGTGCCGGAGCGCAGGTACACCTTGACCGAGGGGCTAAGTACGTGCTTATCAGTGCGCCCAGCAAAACCCTGGCCGACTGTGATGCCGTACTCCTGAAAGGCATCAATCTGGATACCTTTGATCCGGTTAACCACCACATCATCAGCATGGGTAGTTGCACAACAAATGCGCTGGCAGCGGTGGTCAAGGTGATTCGGGAAAATTTTGGTATCCAGTACGGCCTTTTTTCGACGGTACACTCGTACACCAATACCCAGTCCCTAACGGACCAGCCGATGAAAGATCGTCGTGACTCCTGGGCTGCGGCCGAGAATATCATTCCTTCATCGTCGGGGGCGGCCAGGGCTTTGCAATTTATCTGGAAAGACCTGAAAATTACGGGTAAAGCGTACCGCGTCCCAACGCGCACGGGCAGCATTGCCGAGCTGAATTTAATCACTGAAAAAGAGTGCACGGTACAGGAGGTCAATGATGCATTCCGAAAAGCCGCTGCGGAAGGCCCGCTTAAAGGGGTCCTGGATGTATTGGAGGATGAGTGGGCTTCGTCCCGAATTGTGGCCGACCCGCATTCGTCCATTATTGACTTACCCCTGACAGCCAAGGAAGGTAACCTATTATCGGTAGCCGCCTGGTATGATAACGAATGGGGATTTTCGAATCGCCTGGCTGAAGTTGCCGCATTTCTGGCTGAACGAATCTGA